A portion of the Algisphaera agarilytica genome contains these proteins:
- the aroE gene encoding shikimate dehydrogenase: MTRLTVPITVHDRPSALADAARAAEMGADLVEYRVDTFCPPEVDVVEVQKLVAESPLPCIVTCRPTWEGGAYDGDDMHRLDLIEAVGNGLDGVTPAYLDVELKAYESSAELREKLGLVVDHNNQSRPDVSTGLILSSHDFVTQPADLDRKLMAMAEAEACRVIKLAWRARSLRDNLEAFEIVRRKLKPTIALCMGDEGLASRVLAKKFGALLTFAALDPAQGTAPGQPTVRDLKELYRWDAIREDTAVYGVIGYPVGHSMSPAFHNAGFDETGYNGVYLPMPIPPEYDHFKATVLSWLEYEPLHFRGASVTIPHKANLLRFVEEQGGEIEPLAATIGAANTLTKRDDGSLYASNTDYAALLDAVCDALSIGRDQLAGKTLGVLGAGGAARAAVAAFAQYGCKVTVYNRTLDKAQALAEQFDATAKPMDELGETSYDILINCTPLGMFPQTDATPLPPEKQSILGPGVVVFDTIYNPLETILLRDAKATGCLTINGAEMFVRQGAAQFELWTKQTPPLEVFRQVLLEKLSAGEE, from the coding sequence ATGACCCGCCTCACCGTCCCGATCACTGTCCACGACCGCCCTTCCGCCCTGGCCGACGCCGCCCGCGCCGCCGAGATGGGGGCCGACCTGGTGGAATACCGCGTCGATACGTTCTGCCCGCCGGAGGTGGACGTGGTGGAGGTGCAGAAACTGGTCGCCGAGTCGCCGCTGCCCTGCATCGTGACCTGTCGGCCGACCTGGGAAGGCGGGGCCTACGACGGCGACGATATGCATCGGCTGGACCTCATCGAGGCCGTCGGGAACGGGTTGGACGGCGTCACGCCCGCTTACCTCGACGTCGAACTCAAAGCCTACGAGTCCTCGGCCGAGCTCCGCGAGAAACTCGGGCTCGTGGTCGACCACAACAATCAGTCTCGGCCGGACGTGTCGACGGGGTTGATCCTGTCCTCGCACGACTTTGTCACCCAGCCCGCGGACCTGGACCGCAAGCTCATGGCCATGGCCGAGGCCGAGGCGTGCCGGGTGATCAAGCTCGCCTGGCGGGCGCGCTCGCTGCGTGACAACCTCGAAGCGTTTGAGATCGTCCGCCGAAAGCTCAAGCCGACGATCGCGCTGTGCATGGGCGACGAAGGCTTGGCGTCCCGCGTGCTGGCGAAGAAGTTCGGGGCATTGCTGACGTTCGCGGCGCTCGATCCCGCGCAAGGCACCGCGCCGGGGCAGCCGACGGTGCGCGATCTCAAGGAACTCTACCGCTGGGACGCGATCCGCGAGGACACCGCGGTCTACGGCGTGATCGGCTACCCCGTGGGGCACTCAATGTCGCCCGCCTTCCACAACGCCGGGTTCGACGAGACGGGGTACAACGGCGTGTACCTGCCCATGCCCATCCCGCCGGAGTACGATCACTTCAAGGCGACCGTTTTGTCGTGGCTCGAGTACGAACCGCTGCACTTCCGCGGCGCTTCGGTGACGATCCCGCACAAAGCGAACCTCTTGCGCTTCGTCGAAGAGCAAGGCGGCGAGATCGAGCCGCTCGCCGCAACAATCGGCGCGGCCAACACGCTGACCAAGCGCGACGACGGCAGCTTGTACGCCAGCAACACCGACTACGCCGCCCTGCTCGACGCGGTGTGCGACGCGTTGTCGATCGGGCGGGACCAGCTTGCGGGTAAGACGCTTGGCGTCCTCGGCGCGGGTGGCGCCGCGCGGGCCGCGGTCGCGGCGTTTGCGCAGTACGGCTGCAAAGTCACGGTCTACAACCGCACCCTCGACAAAGCCCAAGCGCTGGCCGAGCAGTTCGACGCGACCGCCAAGCCGATGGACGAGCTTGGCGAAACGTCCTACGACATCCTGATCAACTGCACGCCGCTGGGCATGTTCCCCCAGACCGACGCCACCCCCCTGCCCCCGGAGAAACAAAGCATCCTCGGCCCGGGCGTCGTCGTGTTCGACACGATCTACAACCCACTCGAAACCATCCTGCTGCGCGACGCCAAAGCCACGGGCTGCCTGACAATCAATGGCGCGGAGATGTTCGTGCGACAAGGCGCAGCCCAGTTCGAACTGTGGACAAAGCAGACCCCGCCGCTGGAGGTGTTCCGACAAGTTCTGCTGGAAAAACTTTCTGCCGGCGAGGAATAG
- a CDS encoding DUF1015 family protein, whose translation MPKLSPLHVVRYAADGNADAGSADLSSKIAPPYDVLDAGPKAELLAKDAHNIVAVDLPVTPPKTVGPDAAYAEAGALYRQLLSDGVLTRDDQPGVVVYEQAYELNGQTVRRRGLFAGVGVEEFNQPHGIFRHEMTIAGGIGDRTKLMEATSAQLSPIFGIFPDPKKVAVQLLNDICESSDPDYHGTTANDGVAHRCWLVHDPATLDTLSAFFRETDVFIADGHHRYTTALQFAKDHPDLPGAGSCLFVLVAAEDPGMIVLPTHRVVCGLQEFMWSELEAILGADDRCTLGGDPAQTRFALFDPVSGDTVGLETHGDVLAEAFPDKPEVWRTLDVAVLHEWLIQRVLRPSFGGEGEAGGVTFKYTADLDEMKQLAAEEDPAGARLGVVMRGTPLESVMAVSRANEVMPPKSTYFYPKLATGLVINPLD comes from the coding sequence ATGCCCAAACTCAGTCCGCTTCATGTGGTTCGATACGCAGCCGACGGCAACGCGGATGCGGGGTCGGCCGATCTTTCTTCGAAGATCGCTCCGCCGTACGACGTGCTGGACGCCGGGCCGAAGGCGGAGTTGTTGGCGAAGGATGCGCACAACATCGTCGCGGTGGACCTGCCGGTGACGCCGCCCAAGACCGTGGGGCCGGACGCCGCGTACGCCGAGGCGGGCGCGCTGTATCGGCAGTTGCTCAGCGACGGGGTGCTGACGCGCGACGATCAGCCGGGCGTGGTGGTGTACGAACAGGCCTACGAACTCAATGGCCAAACCGTCCGGCGTCGGGGTTTGTTCGCGGGGGTGGGCGTCGAGGAATTCAACCAGCCCCACGGCATCTTCCGCCACGAGATGACTATCGCGGGCGGCATCGGCGACCGCACGAAGCTGATGGAAGCGACCTCCGCCCAGCTCTCGCCGATCTTCGGCATCTTCCCCGACCCGAAGAAGGTGGCGGTCCAACTGCTCAACGACATCTGCGAGTCAAGCGACCCCGACTACCACGGCACCACCGCCAACGACGGCGTCGCCCACCGCTGCTGGCTGGTCCACGACCCCGCCACGCTCGACACGCTGTCCGCGTTTTTCCGCGAAACCGATGTCTTCATCGCCGACGGCCACCACCGCTACACGACCGCGCTGCAGTTTGCGAAAGACCATCCCGATCTTCCGGGGGCGGGCAGCTGCTTATTCGTGCTCGTCGCGGCGGAGGACCCGGGCATGATCGTGCTGCCGACGCACCGGGTGGTGTGCGGGCTGCAGGAGTTCATGTGGTCGGAGCTCGAAGCGATCCTCGGGGCGGACGACCGCTGCACGCTCGGCGGCGACCCCGCGCAGACGCGGTTCGCGTTGTTCGACCCGGTCAGCGGCGACACGGTGGGTTTGGAGACGCACGGCGACGTGTTGGCCGAGGCGTTCCCCGACAAGCCCGAGGTGTGGCGGACGCTGGACGTGGCGGTGCTGCACGAGTGGCTGATCCAGCGTGTGTTGCGGCCGAGTTTCGGCGGGGAGGGCGAGGCCGGGGGGGTGACGTTCAAATACACCGCAGACCTCGACGAGATGAAACAACTCGCGGCGGAAGAGGATCCCGCGGGCGCCCGCCTCGGCGTGGTGATGCGGGGCACGCCGCTCGAAAGTGTGATGGCCGTCTCGCGGGCCAACGAGGTGATGCCGCCCAAGAGCACGTACTTCTACCCCAAGCTCGCGACGGGGCTGGTGATTAATCCGTTGGATTGA
- a CDS encoding cysteine desulfurase family protein, producing MDAIYLDNNATTKPLPEVAAAVAEAHESLWANPSSVHRFGQTVRQRMELARASVAKLIGGRPRELVFTSGGTEANNLAIGGTLGEDLGGAVLITDKAEHAAVREVAEAVEKRGGEVRWLPMLEGGVVDVRALGELLEEAVGMRAEARTPEGGSGVGVVLLSVMWANNETGVIQPIREIAEAVARVRDAARQAGNPVRVVFHTDATQAVGKLPVDVAEAGVDLLTLAGHKFHGPKGAGALWMRRGVRVRPQQLGGPQETERRGGTENVPGLLGLGVAAEAAAAFVPDADAVGRVRALRDRFESQVIDGLGGMRAEAGTPGVVVNSGGSLRLWNTTNLGFRGLEAEAILLGLSERGVCASAGAACSSGSLEPSPVLRAMGVDEAVAHGSVRFSLSRFTSEEEIESAVSVVVEVVGRLSRVMPMGGG from the coding sequence GTGGACGCTATCTACCTGGACAACAATGCTACGACCAAACCCCTGCCCGAGGTCGCGGCGGCGGTTGCGGAGGCGCACGAATCGCTGTGGGCCAACCCGTCGAGCGTGCACCGCTTCGGGCAGACGGTGCGGCAGCGGATGGAGCTGGCGCGGGCCTCGGTGGCGAAGCTGATCGGCGGACGGCCGCGCGAGCTGGTGTTCACGTCCGGGGGGACCGAGGCGAACAACCTGGCGATCGGGGGCACGCTGGGCGAAGACCTCGGCGGGGCGGTGTTGATCACCGACAAGGCGGAGCACGCGGCGGTGCGCGAGGTGGCCGAGGCGGTGGAGAAGCGTGGGGGCGAGGTGCGCTGGTTGCCCATGCTCGAGGGCGGGGTGGTGGATGTGCGGGCGTTGGGGGAGTTGTTGGAGGAAGCGGTGGGCATGCGGGCTGAAGCCCGCACGCCGGAAGGGGGATCGGGGGTTGGGGTTGTGTTGCTCAGCGTGATGTGGGCGAACAACGAGACGGGGGTGATTCAGCCGATCCGGGAGATCGCCGAGGCGGTGGCCCGGGTGCGCGACGCGGCGCGGCAGGCGGGCAACCCGGTGCGGGTGGTGTTTCACACCGACGCGACGCAAGCGGTCGGGAAGCTGCCGGTGGATGTGGCCGAGGCGGGCGTGGATCTGTTGACGCTGGCGGGGCACAAGTTTCACGGGCCCAAAGGCGCGGGGGCGTTGTGGATGCGTCGCGGGGTGCGGGTCCGTCCGCAGCAGTTGGGCGGGCCGCAGGAAACCGAACGGCGGGGCGGCACGGAGAACGTGCCGGGCTTATTGGGTTTGGGCGTGGCGGCCGAGGCGGCGGCGGCGTTTGTGCCGGACGCCGACGCGGTGGGCCGGGTGCGAGCGCTGCGCGATCGGTTTGAATCGCAGGTCATCGACGGGTTGGGGGGCATGCGGGCTGAAGCCGGCACGCCGGGGGTGGTTGTGAACAGTGGAGGGAGTCTGCGGCTTTGGAACACGACGAATCTGGGGTTCCGCGGTCTCGAGGCCGAGGCGATCCTGCTGGGTTTGAGCGAGCGGGGTGTGTGCGCGTCGGCTGGCGCGGCGTGCTCCAGCGGCAGCCTGGAGCCTTCGCCGGTGTTACGGGCGATGGGGGTGGACGAAGCGGTGGCGCACGGGTCGGTGCGTTTTTCGTTGAGCCGATTCACCAGCGAAGAAGAAATCGAAAGCGCGGTGTCGGTGGTGGTCGAGGTGGTGGGGCGGTTGTCGCGCGTGATGCCGATGGGTGGTGGATGA
- a CDS encoding ATPase, T2SS/T4P/T4SS family, whose product MPVLELISPHRTHRVSFNGARFVFGRDDACDATLDGDKLISRKHCEVVLYKGHYLVHDLQSRNGTLVNGKPIEAVKLADKGVFQVGQTYVRFFLTPESAKATPLAAYPENTTSSSQAPPKAAPKPRDPDDLQLADDDDEPVYDVAVLVEDDSAVVETTPTHNPPPPSIPGEAPDSATPQPGDVLKTIVDMARMGRDPGFGIESLSLLNARGQVVHEAGAALSDATESLAHLQLLTLGALRSGASDIHLEPKQYDALIRVRVDGAMLDVCRLTAEQTKRLMSLIKILCDIDISRKSIIQEGHFSLAVPGRTIDYRVSFAPAMYGQKMVIRVLDPTQAPQQLADLDMPQFIQDKLASTSQQSTGTVLVCGPTGSGKTTTLYAVLRQIDAHVRNVLTIEDPIEYEIEHVTQIPVDTQEGHTFGNLLRTCLRQDPDVIVLGEIRDQDTAVTSMQAATTGHLVLSTVHSNDTVSTVLRLLDLGVEPYLIASTLNIVLAQRLVRRLCESCKKPVTPTEQDRLRLGLAESEDVTIYSPVGCDACFGTGYAGRVGVFELLDATDAIRDVILSNPNLVDLRQALAGTGFRSLKDHAIERVLSGVTSIDDAHRTVGLG is encoded by the coding sequence ATGCCCGTACTCGAACTCATTTCTCCGCACCGCACCCACCGCGTTTCCTTCAACGGCGCCAGGTTTGTCTTTGGCCGGGACGACGCGTGCGACGCTACGCTCGACGGCGACAAGCTCATCAGCCGCAAGCACTGCGAGGTCGTGCTGTACAAGGGCCACTACCTCGTCCACGACCTGCAGTCGCGCAACGGCACGCTGGTCAACGGCAAGCCGATCGAGGCGGTGAAGCTAGCCGACAAGGGCGTGTTCCAGGTCGGGCAGACCTACGTGCGATTCTTCCTCACCCCCGAGTCGGCCAAGGCCACCCCGCTGGCGGCCTACCCCGAGAACACCACGTCTTCGTCCCAGGCACCGCCCAAAGCCGCGCCCAAGCCGCGCGACCCCGACGACCTGCAGCTCGCCGATGACGACGACGAACCCGTCTACGACGTCGCGGTGCTGGTCGAAGACGACTCGGCCGTCGTAGAAACCACACCCACCCACAACCCCCCGCCGCCGTCGATCCCCGGCGAAGCGCCCGACTCCGCGACGCCCCAGCCCGGCGACGTGCTCAAGACCATCGTCGACATGGCCCGCATGGGACGCGACCCCGGCTTCGGCATCGAGTCGCTCTCGCTGCTCAACGCCCGCGGTCAGGTCGTCCACGAAGCGGGCGCCGCCCTCTCCGACGCCACCGAATCCCTCGCCCACCTGCAGCTGCTCACCCTCGGCGCTCTGCGCTCGGGCGCCAGCGATATCCACCTCGAGCCCAAGCAGTACGACGCGCTGATCCGCGTCCGGGTGGACGGCGCGATGCTCGACGTCTGCCGCCTGACCGCCGAGCAAACCAAGCGTCTGATGTCGCTGATCAAGATCCTCTGCGACATCGACATCAGCCGTAAGTCGATCATCCAGGAAGGCCACTTCTCGTTGGCCGTGCCCGGCCGAACGATCGACTACCGCGTCAGCTTCGCCCCGGCGATGTACGGGCAGAAGATGGTCATCCGAGTCCTCGACCCCACCCAGGCGCCGCAGCAGCTCGCCGACCTGGACATGCCCCAGTTCATCCAGGACAAGCTCGCGTCCACCAGCCAGCAGTCCACCGGCACCGTGCTCGTCTGCGGCCCCACCGGCAGCGGTAAAACGACCACGCTCTACGCGGTGCTGCGTCAGATCGACGCCCACGTCCGCAACGTCCTGACGATCGAAGACCCGATCGAGTACGAGATCGAGCACGTCACGCAGATCCCCGTTGACACCCAGGAAGGCCACACCTTCGGCAATTTGCTTCGGACCTGCCTCCGCCAGGACCCGGATGTGATCGTTCTCGGCGAGATCCGTGACCAGGACACCGCCGTCACCTCGATGCAGGCCGCGACCACGGGGCACCTGGTGCTGTCGACCGTCCACTCCAACGACACGGTCAGCACCGTGCTGCGTCTGCTGGACCTGGGCGTCGAGCCGTACCTGATCGCCTCGACGCTCAACATCGTGCTCGCCCAACGTCTGGTGCGTCGGCTGTGTGAGTCCTGCAAGAAACCAGTAACGCCGACCGAACAGGACCGCCTGCGTTTGGGCCTGGCCGAGTCGGAAGACGTGACGATCTACTCCCCGGTCGGCTGCGACGCCTGCTTCGGCACGGGCTACGCGGGCCGTGTGGGCGTGTTCGAACTGCTCGACGCCACCGACGCCATCCGCGACGTGATCCTGAGCAACCCCAACCTCGTCGATCTGCGTCAGGCCCTGGCCGGCACCGGCTTCCGCAGCCTCAAAGACCACGCCATCGAACGCGTGCTCTCGGGCGTCACCTCCATCGACGACGCCCACCGCACCGTCGGGCTGGGTTGA
- a CDS encoding RNA polymerase sigma factor produces the protein MTTLNFPQLATLATREAVQSPVMSGETPTPTALKDLTDEQLLGEYRNGRLEAFEALVRRYRPELLHFLIRFASNRAAGEDLFQETFLQVHISADTFDVSKRFKPWLFTIGANKARDYLRKNKRQKTVPLSALVDKKQEDGPSFIDLMEADLPLPDDLVQDGETADLVKEVVESLPDHLREVLLLAYFNQFAYKEIAEMLSIPLGTVKSRLHAAVGTFAQLWKARYPSPNPSE, from the coding sequence ATGACCACACTTAACTTCCCCCAGCTTGCCACGTTAGCGACCCGCGAAGCGGTACAATCGCCCGTGATGTCCGGCGAAACACCCACCCCCACCGCCCTGAAAGACCTGACCGACGAGCAGTTGCTCGGCGAGTATCGCAACGGTCGTTTGGAGGCGTTTGAGGCCCTGGTGCGGCGGTATCGGCCGGAACTGCTGCATTTTCTGATCCGTTTTGCCAGCAACCGGGCGGCGGGCGAGGACCTGTTCCAAGAGACCTTTCTCCAGGTTCACATCTCGGCCGACACTTTTGATGTGTCCAAGCGATTTAAACCCTGGCTTTTTACGATTGGCGCGAACAAAGCCCGGGACTACTTGCGTAAGAACAAACGACAGAAGACGGTTCCGCTGTCGGCCCTGGTCGACAAGAAGCAGGAAGACGGCCCGTCGTTTATCGACCTGATGGAGGCCGACCTGCCCCTGCCCGATGACCTGGTGCAGGACGGGGAGACCGCGGATCTGGTCAAGGAGGTGGTCGAGTCGTTGCCCGACCACTTGAGAGAGGTTTTGCTGCTGGCTTACTTCAACCAGTTTGCCTACAAGGAAATCGCCGAGATGCTCAGCATCCCGCTGGGCACCGTCAAGAGCCGCCTGCACGCGGCGGTGGGCACCTTCGCCCAGCTCTGGAAGGCCCGCTACCCCAGCCCGAACCCGTCGGAGTGA
- a CDS encoding dioxygenase family protein — protein sequence MSDAPSRRMFLKNAALGLGVATAAGLRLRADAQPTEASGDAGDFGTFLTKQGESLDDPPANPAAIKPVTEPNVLGPYHRENAPYRAKITPPLEPGPTLLITGTAWGHDTQKPLPGVTIDIWQANAAGRYDNDDPRNPPQPDVFVNRARVLTDELGRYEYETIHPGAYRVGRGFRPPHIHYLVRAAGYQTLITQLYFRGDAHQDTDGLIRDSLIIDLDTHETEHGRYRSGVFDVVLAAK from the coding sequence ATGTCCGATGCACCCTCCCGCCGGATGTTCCTGAAAAACGCCGCCCTCGGCCTCGGTGTCGCCACCGCCGCGGGCCTCCGCCTCCGCGCCGACGCCCAGCCCACCGAAGCCTCCGGCGACGCGGGCGACTTCGGCACCTTCCTCACCAAGCAAGGCGAGTCCCTCGACGACCCACCCGCCAACCCCGCCGCGATCAAACCCGTCACCGAGCCCAACGTCCTGGGCCCCTACCACCGAGAGAACGCGCCCTACCGCGCGAAGATCACCCCCCCACTCGAGCCCGGCCCGACCCTGCTCATCACCGGCACCGCCTGGGGGCACGACACCCAGAAGCCCCTGCCCGGCGTCACGATCGATATCTGGCAGGCCAACGCCGCCGGGCGATACGACAACGACGACCCCCGCAACCCGCCTCAGCCCGACGTCTTCGTCAACCGCGCCCGCGTCCTCACCGACGAGCTCGGCCGATACGAATACGAAACCATCCACCCCGGCGCCTACCGCGTCGGCCGAGGCTTCCGCCCGCCCCACATCCACTACCTCGTCCGTGCCGCGGGCTACCAAACCCTCATCACCCAGCTCTACTTCCGTGGCGACGCCCACCAGGACACCGACGGCCTGATCCGCGATTCGCTGATCATCGACCTCGACACCCACGAAACCGAACACGGCCGCTACCGCAGCGGCGTCTTCGACGTCGTCCTCGCCGCGAAGTGA